In one window of Demequina sp. NBRC 110054 DNA:
- a CDS encoding MFS transporter, translating to MSVPTQTTESSEASTRRARRARRASKPALIVTLLALAGTGFAVLQSSVAPALSAIASDLGTDTSAASWMLTAFLLSASVLTPILGRLGDMIGKRRVLLIVLALLAAGIAVSALATSLPILIVGRALQGAAGAILPLSIGIVRDELPEERVGVTVGGLSAVSGIGAGIGIVTAGPIVEHLSWHWLFWIPLAVVILALIGTAIWIPESPVMKPGRLDFGGTALLAISLVSLLLAISKGSDWGWTSAMTLGLAGLGIVVMAIFALVELRTKEPLIDMRLLARRGVWTTNVVGLAVGFGMFGSFLLVPALLELPSELGYGFGKTITEAGLFLLPTTVMMLLFGPLSGTLAKRYGPRLPLSIGAVITAAAFALPAIGHGAMWQIVASNLLTGIGFALALAAMSNAIIDSVPPEQTGEATSVNSIVRTIGGSVGTAVIAAIVTSNSNDMGIPSDHAFTLGFWVCAGVAVIGIVAALLLPKKMRLVEHDPADILAA from the coding sequence ATGAGCGTCCCCACGCAGACCACTGAGTCCTCCGAGGCCTCAACCCGCCGCGCCCGGCGCGCACGTCGCGCCTCGAAGCCGGCCCTCATCGTCACCCTGCTCGCCCTCGCGGGCACGGGCTTCGCCGTCCTGCAGTCCTCGGTGGCTCCCGCGCTGTCCGCCATCGCGTCCGACCTGGGCACCGACACGAGCGCCGCCAGCTGGATGCTCACGGCCTTCCTGCTGTCAGCCTCCGTCCTCACCCCGATCCTCGGTCGACTCGGCGACATGATCGGCAAGAGGCGGGTCCTGCTGATCGTGCTCGCACTGCTCGCCGCCGGGATCGCGGTCTCGGCGCTCGCGACGTCCCTGCCGATCCTCATCGTCGGCCGTGCGCTCCAGGGCGCCGCGGGCGCGATCCTCCCGCTGTCGATCGGCATCGTCCGGGACGAGCTTCCCGAGGAGCGAGTCGGCGTCACCGTCGGCGGCCTCTCCGCCGTCTCGGGCATCGGCGCCGGCATCGGCATCGTCACCGCCGGGCCCATCGTGGAGCACCTGAGCTGGCACTGGCTGTTCTGGATCCCGCTCGCAGTCGTCATCCTCGCCCTCATCGGCACCGCCATCTGGATCCCCGAGTCGCCCGTGATGAAGCCTGGCCGACTCGACTTCGGCGGCACGGCGCTCCTTGCGATCTCGCTCGTCAGCCTCCTGCTCGCCATCAGCAAGGGCAGCGACTGGGGCTGGACCTCGGCGATGACCCTCGGTCTGGCCGGCCTCGGCATCGTCGTCATGGCGATCTTCGCCCTGGTAGAGCTCCGTACCAAGGAGCCTCTCATCGACATGCGGCTGCTCGCTCGCCGCGGCGTATGGACCACCAACGTCGTCGGCCTGGCAGTCGGCTTCGGGATGTTCGGCTCGTTCCTCCTGGTGCCCGCGCTGCTCGAGCTGCCCAGCGAGCTCGGCTACGGGTTCGGAAAGACCATCACCGAGGCGGGCCTGTTCCTGCTGCCGACCACCGTGATGATGCTGCTGTTCGGCCCGCTCTCGGGCACCCTCGCCAAGCGCTACGGCCCCAGGCTGCCGCTCTCGATCGGCGCGGTCATCACCGCTGCGGCCTTCGCACTCCCCGCGATCGGTCACGGTGCGATGTGGCAGATCGTCGCCTCGAACCTGCTCACCGGCATCGGCTTCGCCCTCGCGCTTGCCGCGATGTCCAACGCGATCATCGACTCCGTCCCGCCCGAGCAGACCGGCGAGGCCACGAGCGTGAACTCGATCGTCCGTACCATCGGCGGCTCCGTCGGCACCGCCGTGATCGCCGCGATCGTCACGAGCAACAGCAACGACATGGGGATCCCCTCCGACCACGCCTTCACGCTCGGCTTCTGGGTCTGCGCCGGAGTCGCTGTGATCGGCATCGTCGCCGCGCTGCTGCTGCCCAAGAAGATGCGGCTCGTCGAGCACGACCCGGCCGACATCCTCGCCGCTTGA
- a CDS encoding TetR/AcrR family transcriptional regulator, protein MSDTSQEPQPEQGRPRRRDAAATRQLLLDAAMRRFATDGYDTTATRQIANDAGVNVALIARYFGSKEGLFEHCVREAAAVVGRAASTVDEGEGSEGQIPRIADAISRLSAGVGSGAATHALLLLLRSSGDPHAERMRVSVLSGFAERLAEVGDAADPEARLLRAQVLLATSVGISILRSADGLEPLGSATREQLVDPVGEVAAALLSSAR, encoded by the coding sequence ATGAGCGATACGTCACAGGAACCGCAGCCGGAGCAGGGGCGCCCTCGGCGTCGCGACGCGGCCGCTACCAGGCAGCTTCTTCTGGACGCAGCGATGCGCAGGTTCGCGACCGACGGCTACGACACCACCGCGACACGGCAGATCGCGAACGACGCGGGTGTGAACGTCGCGCTGATCGCCCGCTACTTCGGCTCCAAGGAGGGGCTCTTCGAGCACTGCGTGCGCGAGGCCGCGGCCGTGGTGGGCCGCGCGGCCTCGACCGTCGACGAGGGCGAAGGCTCCGAAGGCCAGATCCCGCGCATCGCCGATGCCATCAGCCGGCTCTCCGCAGGCGTCGGCTCCGGCGCTGCGACCCATGCACTGCTTCTCCTGCTGCGCTCCTCTGGCGACCCACATGCGGAGCGAATGCGAGTCTCGGTGCTCAGCGGCTTCGCCGAGCGACTCGCCGAGGTCGGCGACGCCGCCGATCCGGAGGCGCGCCTGCTCCGGGCGCAGGTGTTGCTGGCCACCTCGGTCGGCATCTCAATCCTGCGCAGCGCCGACGGCCTCGAGCCGCTGGGATCGGCCACGCGCGAGCAGCTCGTGGACCCCGTGGGCGAGGTGGCTGCGGCACTGCTGTCCTCCGCGCGCTGA
- a CDS encoding TetR/AcrR family transcriptional regulator: protein MARKYTPRGETRGRVLDSALALFADHGFSGTSLQMIADHVGVSKAAVYQQFRTKEDMLLALMEPAMERLAERVEDAESQRGRGDQVSVMFDGLVDLVLEFRLRVGLLRADPGIQSIVNRHPEMSSLVSRLQAVLLGPDPSVNDRVTMAVMGSGIMAVGADPALSDIDDEDVRREMRAVVDRAVAFDVS, encoded by the coding sequence GTGGCGAGGAAGTACACCCCACGGGGCGAGACGCGTGGCCGCGTCCTCGACTCGGCACTCGCGCTTTTCGCCGACCATGGGTTCAGCGGCACCAGCCTCCAGATGATCGCCGACCACGTCGGCGTGTCCAAGGCAGCCGTGTACCAACAGTTCCGCACCAAGGAGGACATGCTCCTCGCGCTCATGGAGCCGGCGATGGAGAGGCTCGCGGAGCGTGTTGAGGACGCGGAGTCGCAGCGAGGTCGTGGCGACCAGGTGAGCGTGATGTTCGACGGGCTTGTCGATCTGGTTCTCGAGTTCCGCCTGCGAGTCGGGCTGCTGCGCGCGGATCCCGGGATCCAGAGCATCGTCAATCGCCATCCGGAGATGTCTTCCCTGGTCTCAAGGCTGCAGGCCGTTCTCCTAGGCCCCGATCCCTCCGTCAACGATCGCGTCACGATGGCGGTGATGGGCTCGGGCATCATGGCAGTCGGAGCCGACCCTGCGCTCTCCGACATCGACGACGAGGACGTCCGTCGCGAGATGCGCGCTGTTGTCGATCGCGCCGTCGCGTTCGACGTGAGCTAG